One part of the Dyadobacter sp. 676 genome encodes these proteins:
- a CDS encoding glycosyltransferase family 4 protein produces MPVTFPGRPKEAFARAGKRLAHDLYNARMNLSRKAPAPVRTGRFLPVELLPCTAGRRKCAYTLRLEAVLPYFRVPAGNSLAIRKAFLPEWHCFLQGGVCFNSNATNMDGTSAIKPRLKIFTWHIHGSYLYYLSQGNYDIYIPVNQARTEGYYGRGKTFPFGANVIEVPAAEVRNMEFDCILFQSERNFLIDQHDILSDVQKRLPRLYVEHNTPERHPTNTRHVMTDPAVTLVHVTHFNKLMWDNGGLPHVRVIEHGVCIPEISWKGDIPKGIVVINHIQQRGRITGWDVFEEVRKHVPIDLIGMGTEESGGLGEVLNPQLPGFISRYRFFFNPIRYTSFGLAVCEAMMTGMPVVAMATTEYVTVIKDGESGFIDTNPDKLIEGMRKLIDDPGLARRMGENARRIAGDRFAIGRFTSEWETIFRETIQLHHHEKENSIY; encoded by the coding sequence ATGCCAGTTACCTTTCCGGGACGGCCGAAAGAGGCATTCGCCCGGGCCGGAAAGCGCCTCGCGCACGATCTGTATAATGCGCGTATGAATCTTTCCCGGAAAGCGCCCGCTCCTGTCCGGACGGGGCGTTTCTTACCTGTGGAACTTCTTCCCTGCACGGCAGGACGACGGAAATGTGCCTATACGTTGCGTTTGGAAGCGGTTCTCCCATACTTCCGGGTGCCGGCCGGTAACAGCCTCGCAATCAGGAAAGCGTTTCTTCCCGAATGGCATTGTTTTTTACAGGGCGGCGTCTGTTTCAATTCAAACGCAACAAATATGGATGGGACGAGCGCCATTAAACCACGGCTGAAAATCTTCACATGGCATATTCATGGAAGTTATCTGTACTACCTTTCACAAGGCAATTATGACATTTACATCCCGGTCAACCAGGCACGGACGGAGGGCTATTACGGCCGCGGCAAAACTTTCCCTTTCGGTGCGAACGTGATCGAAGTACCGGCGGCCGAAGTGCGGAACATGGAGTTCGACTGTATCCTGTTCCAGTCGGAGCGTAACTTCCTGATCGACCAGCACGATATCCTCTCGGATGTCCAGAAACGCCTGCCGAGGCTGTATGTGGAACATAATACCCCCGAGCGGCACCCTACCAACACCCGGCACGTCATGACCGACCCCGCGGTAACCCTGGTGCACGTGACGCATTTCAACAAACTGATGTGGGACAATGGCGGTCTGCCCCACGTGCGGGTGATCGAGCATGGCGTATGTATTCCGGAGATCTCCTGGAAAGGGGATATTCCAAAGGGCATTGTGGTCATCAACCACATTCAGCAGCGCGGGCGGATTACCGGCTGGGACGTTTTCGAGGAAGTACGAAAACACGTACCGATAGACCTCATCGGAATGGGGACCGAAGAATCCGGTGGCCTGGGCGAAGTGCTCAACCCACAGTTGCCCGGTTTCATCAGCCGCTACCGCTTCTTTTTCAACCCTATCCGGTACACCAGTTTCGGACTGGCCGTTTGTGAGGCGATGATGACCGGCATGCCGGTCGTGGCCATGGCTACTACCGAGTACGTGACGGTGATTAAGGATGGGGAATCCGGATTTATCGACACCAACCCCGACAAACTCATCGAAGGCATGCGTAAGCTGATCGACGACCCCGGCCTCGCGCGGCGTATGGGCGAAAATGCCCGGCGGATCGCGGGAGACAGGTTTGCGATCGGCCGGTTTACCTCCGAATGGGAAACTATCTTCAGAGAAACTATTCAACTTCATCATCATGAAAAGGAAAATAGCATTTATTAG
- a CDS encoding carbamoyltransferase C-terminal domain-containing protein, producing MYILGINAAFHDSAAALVKGGRIIAAAEEERFTHIKHGKRPVPFTTWELPFHAIDYCLKTAGITLRDIDRIAYSFDPEGVSDASVYEEEGYDDVMMPSKVYNGWDTIFLNYIRKAPEQLRDGYPHHLQKRLAGAGDLSGKWEFVNHHISHAASAFFPSPFTEAAVLTIDGRGEKATTGYFMGRGNSLEQIATVDMPHSLGMLYEKITTYLGFLHSSDEYKVMALASYGKPVYLEDFRSIIHVGENGQYTIDDFDPEQWWGPGRKKDDPFEQLHHDIAHSLQKALEETVLKLVQWLYDQTGAENLCMAGGVALNCVMNAVIRDQGPFKNVWVQPAAGDAGTALGAAQWLDVQLNATTTGPRYTAPMEHVYWGPEYTDEEIEQFMLWAKTPYKRLYNVAKETAALLAQDKIIAWYQGRMEFGPRSLGARSILASPINPEMQARLNDIKDREDFRPVAPVVLEEEAGEWFEKADVSPFMLFVYPVKDDKAERIPAVRHTDGTARVQTVNANQHPLYHGLITEFKALTGVPVLVNTSFNTRGEPIVCSPRDAIECFWTSPFDALIINSFILEK from the coding sequence ATGTACATACTGGGAATCAATGCAGCGTTCCACGACAGCGCTGCCGCTCTGGTGAAAGGCGGCCGGATTATAGCAGCCGCGGAGGAAGAGAGATTTACACACATCAAACACGGCAAGCGCCCTGTCCCTTTCACGACCTGGGAATTGCCTTTTCACGCCATCGACTATTGCCTGAAGACCGCCGGGATCACGTTGCGGGACATAGATCGCATCGCCTATTCCTTCGATCCGGAAGGTGTGAGTGACGCGTCGGTTTATGAAGAGGAAGGGTACGATGACGTCATGATGCCTTCGAAAGTATACAACGGTTGGGATACTATTTTTCTGAACTATATCCGCAAAGCACCCGAGCAGCTCCGCGACGGTTATCCGCACCATTTGCAAAAACGCCTCGCCGGCGCAGGCGATCTTTCGGGCAAATGGGAATTTGTAAACCACCACATTTCGCATGCTGCCAGCGCATTCTTTCCCTCGCCATTCACCGAAGCCGCGGTGCTGACGATCGACGGGCGAGGTGAAAAGGCAACGACCGGTTATTTCATGGGCAGAGGCAATAGTCTGGAACAAATCGCGACGGTGGATATGCCCCATTCGCTGGGTATGTTGTATGAAAAAATCACCACCTACCTGGGCTTTTTGCATTCGTCGGACGAATACAAGGTGATGGCGCTGGCCTCGTACGGCAAGCCCGTTTACCTCGAAGATTTCCGGTCGATTATCCATGTGGGCGAAAACGGCCAGTACACCATCGACGACTTCGATCCAGAACAGTGGTGGGGCCCCGGCCGCAAAAAGGACGACCCTTTCGAGCAGCTGCATCACGACATCGCCCATTCGTTGCAAAAAGCATTGGAAGAAACCGTTTTGAAACTGGTTCAATGGCTTTATGACCAAACAGGCGCCGAAAACCTCTGCATGGCGGGCGGTGTGGCGTTAAACTGCGTGATGAATGCGGTTATCCGCGACCAGGGACCGTTCAAGAACGTGTGGGTGCAACCCGCGGCGGGAGATGCCGGAACTGCCCTCGGCGCAGCGCAGTGGCTTGACGTTCAACTCAATGCAACAACAACCGGCCCGCGCTACACCGCGCCGATGGAACACGTTTACTGGGGACCAGAGTATACCGACGAAGAAATCGAGCAATTTATGCTTTGGGCCAAAACACCTTACAAAAGGCTCTACAACGTCGCAAAAGAAACGGCCGCATTACTGGCCCAGGACAAAATCATCGCCTGGTACCAGGGGAGGATGGAGTTCGGCCCGCGGTCGCTCGGGGCACGATCGATCCTCGCCTCGCCCATTAACCCCGAAATGCAGGCCAGGCTTAACGACATCAAGGACCGCGAGGACTTCCGCCCGGTAGCACCGGTAGTGTTGGAAGAAGAGGCGGGAGAATGGTTTGAAAAAGCCGATGTTTCGCCTTTCATGCTGTTTGTCTACCCGGTCAAAGACGATAAGGCCGAACGGATACCGGCCGTGCGCCACACCGATGGCACCGCCCGCGTGCAGACCGTCAACGCAAACCAGCACCCGCTTTACCACGGGCTCATCACGGAGTTCAAGGCGCTTACGGGCGTACCTGTTTTGGTCAATACTTCATTCAACACACGCGGAGAACCCATCGTATGTTCTCCGAGGGACGCGATCGAATGTTTCTGGACGTCCCCTTTCGATGCATTGATTATCAACTCGTTTATCCTTGAAAAGTAA
- a CDS encoding glycosyltransferase, translating into MLPTSISVVIPTYRRPALLKKCLDALRDQTYRRTFYEVIVVSDGPDRETELLIERYVGERPDFAIYFYPLPAKLGPAAARNHGWKKSSGELVVFTDDDCIPDPCWLEKFEYSYRTAGERFLGLTGKVLVPISEKPTDYEKNVAHLSTAEFITANCACSRATLELTGGFDEEFPIAWREDSDLEFKLLEKQVPILHVPDAVVCHPVREASWGVSVAEQKKSMFNALLFKKHPKFYRAKIASGPVWTYYVIILATIIGVGAWLAGTPVIALLALAVWAGAVGAFIVKRLSGTSDSLSHRLEMVFTSLIIPYLSVYWTLRGALRYKVFFL; encoded by the coding sequence ATGCTACCGACCAGCATCAGCGTTGTGATACCGACTTACAGGCGCCCGGCACTTTTGAAAAAGTGCCTGGACGCCCTTCGGGATCAAACCTATCGGCGGACATTCTACGAGGTAATCGTCGTGTCCGATGGTCCCGACCGTGAAACCGAACTGCTTATCGAACGCTACGTCGGCGAGCGGCCCGATTTTGCGATCTACTTCTATCCGTTACCCGCCAAGCTCGGACCAGCCGCCGCCCGGAACCACGGCTGGAAAAAGAGCAGCGGCGAACTCGTTGTGTTTACCGACGACGACTGTATTCCCGACCCGTGCTGGCTCGAAAAATTCGAATACAGTTACCGGACAGCCGGCGAACGTTTCCTCGGGCTGACGGGGAAAGTCCTCGTACCGATTTCCGAAAAGCCTACCGACTATGAAAAGAATGTGGCGCATTTGTCGACCGCCGAGTTCATTACCGCCAACTGCGCCTGTTCGCGGGCGACGCTGGAACTGACGGGCGGTTTCGACGAAGAATTTCCCATCGCCTGGCGCGAAGATTCCGATCTGGAATTCAAACTACTCGAAAAACAGGTGCCGATCCTGCATGTGCCGGATGCGGTCGTCTGTCATCCCGTACGCGAAGCATCGTGGGGAGTGAGCGTGGCCGAGCAGAAAAAAAGCATGTTCAACGCATTGCTGTTCAAGAAGCACCCGAAATTTTATCGTGCCAAAATCGCCTCCGGGCCGGTGTGGACTTACTACGTCATTATCCTCGCCACAATAATCGGCGTCGGTGCATGGCTTGCCGGCACGCCTGTGATCGCGCTGCTTGCACTTGCGGTATGGGCCGGCGCCGTCGGGGCGTTTATCGTCAAGCGTCTCAGCGGTACCTCGGATTCCCTCTCCCACCGGCTCGAAATGGTCTTCACCTCCCTGATAATCCCTTATCTTTCCGTTTACTGGACATTACGCGGCGCGCTGCGTTACAAAGTGTTTTTCCTATGA
- a CDS encoding glycosyltransferase family 9 protein, which produces MKFPVETIRKIAVFRALQLGDMLCAVPAFRALRAAYPNAEIVLLGLPWAKAFTERFSAYFDRFLHFPGYPGLPEQPFDRPAWQQFVGRMSDEKFDLILQMQGNGSIVNEMLCGMDAGIVAGFHSEGNEGNPEYFVRYPTGISEIHRHLRLMEHLGIPTLGDHLEFPIREEEARNLYVNNPALMRERYVCVHPGSRGAWRQWPPSHFACLADQCAGRGYQVVVTGTAGEAPITREVIELMDYPAIDLTGRTDLGEIGQLIREADLLISNCTGVSHIAAAVRTPSIVISMDGEPERWGPLNKELHKTIDWTRDANFDSVLSQMESLLEDQYQAAQS; this is translated from the coding sequence ATGAAATTCCCGGTCGAAACCATCCGTAAGATAGCCGTTTTCAGAGCTTTGCAACTTGGCGATATGCTTTGCGCCGTACCGGCTTTCCGGGCGCTGCGCGCTGCTTATCCTAACGCCGAAATTGTGCTTTTAGGCCTGCCCTGGGCGAAAGCCTTCACCGAACGGTTTTCGGCCTATTTCGACCGCTTTCTGCATTTTCCAGGCTATCCCGGCCTTCCCGAGCAGCCTTTCGACCGTCCGGCCTGGCAACAGTTCGTAGGCCGCATGTCGGATGAAAAATTCGACCTGATACTTCAGATGCAGGGCAACGGTTCGATCGTCAACGAAATGCTGTGCGGTATGGATGCGGGTATCGTCGCCGGGTTTCATAGCGAAGGCAATGAAGGGAACCCTGAGTATTTTGTGCGGTATCCGACCGGCATTTCGGAAATCCACCGGCATTTGCGGCTGATGGAGCATCTGGGCATCCCCACCCTGGGCGACCACCTGGAATTTCCGATACGGGAAGAAGAAGCGAGAAATCTTTACGTAAACAATCCCGCGCTCATGCGGGAACGCTACGTATGCGTACATCCCGGCTCACGGGGCGCCTGGCGGCAATGGCCACCGTCGCATTTCGCCTGCCTGGCCGATCAATGCGCGGGAAGGGGCTATCAGGTAGTAGTTACAGGCACGGCAGGCGAGGCGCCAATTACCCGGGAAGTGATAGAACTGATGGACTATCCAGCCATCGACCTTACTGGCCGCACCGACCTGGGCGAGATAGGCCAACTCATCAGGGAGGCCGATCTGCTGATCAGCAACTGCACGGGGGTGTCGCATATTGCGGCCGCTGTCCGGACGCCCAGCATTGTCATCAGCATGGATGGCGAACCCGAACGGTGGGGCCCGCTTAACAAAGAACTCCATAAAACCATCGACTGGACCCGCGATGCAAATTTCGATTCAGTCCTTTCACAAATGGAATCGCTGCTCGAAGATCAATATCAGGCTGCCCAGTCGTAG